In the genome of Brachypodium distachyon strain Bd21 chromosome 3, Brachypodium_distachyon_v3.0, whole genome shotgun sequence, the window AGCCACTGTTTTACAGGCATTACTTTGTCATTACCATCTTTCCACTCATTTGCAACTACAACAGCAACCCTGTTTGCTGTAACTTTTGTTCGAGCAAGTTCACGGTCAAGaacttttctttcttcctatGTGCGTCATTATAAAAAAATAGTATGTGTCAGTTATTTTTTCATAAAGAATCAACGAAGACTGGAAGAAAATGCAACAGTTGAAGGGCAGTGTGTTACATTCATTTCCTGGACTTTCCGCTGGTAATCCCTAACGGCATTAGCAGCTGCACCACCAGCAAGAACAGCCTCTTCGAGCTCTCTCACCGTTTGACTAAGCTTTTCTACTTCCGCAACTTTTTGACGGTGCAACCTATCCAAGATCTTATTCTCTTCCTGCAATCAGGGCACAAAACCAATTGAGCAGGTTTATCGGAATAACTAGGCAGAGTTATTTGCTCCAAACAATCTTGGAAAATACTAAATATCTTCTTATACCTGGCAGATCTCAATTTGCTTCATCAAATCTTGGTTCTTGTTTTGCATGTCATCAACCATAGCGGCTTTTGCCAATGCAGTTTGTACAGTCTTTTCTGCTTCTAGCAGTGCTGCCTCCTTTTGTTTTGTCAAACGGTCTAATGCTCTGTTATCCTCTTGGAGCTTTGCGATCTGGAAAGAACCAAGTTATTCATTTGTCAATTATATCAGAACACTCATTCAGTGGAGAAAAGGACTTGGGGTCGGTGGATATGGTTGGTGCAAgcaagaaggacaagaaaacATTCAAGTATGAGAGAAATATAACAACTTCTTCACAACGTGCGATGATAGATAAGAAGTGGATGAGcctacccgcaaaaaaaaataggttaGGTGATTCTTGAGTTGTATCGAATTTTCTATTGTTTCTGAACGACTGTAATAATTTGAAATACAATAATAATgcatggctgtgtgcatcgattgatgcaaaGGCCAGGGGACGcctccttttcggaaaaaaagaGGTGGATAACAAGGTATTACCTCTTGCCGTGCAAGCTTTAGCTCAGCTTCAAGTGGTGCAAGAATGGCTTCAATAGGCGGCATATCATCATCCTTTTGGGCTGCATGTACTCTTCGCAGTGTTGCTTCTGCTGCAAACTGGGCAGCCATAGCTGCTTTTTTCTCatcatttgttttctttagtTCTAGATTCTgcacaaataaaacaaatacttaTAACAGAGCAATACGAAGAGAGGTGGACAAAAcaactaaaaaaaagtagtGGAGATACTTTGCTATCAAGGAGAGCCTCTGTCAACTTGAGCTTCTCATCCAGCTTCTCCAATTCAGCAGTGAGCTGCCATCACAAGATAACAAATCAGCAAtcatgtttaaaaaaaatagagaataAGTACCAGTATTAACACTTGAAAAGTTTTGGCTCAGTTTTTCCTTGTTTCAACAGAGGGCATATCCTAGTTCCATTACGATGACAAGCAATTAGCATGCATACTGTAACTTTAGCTTGCACCACGGAAAGAGCTCATGCAACTATTTTGATAGCCTACATACCGATTTAAAATGAGCATTAGATAACTTTCATTTGACAAACAAACAGTACCCGACATAACCAGCCAAACAAGCATTACTTGACATGCCAGGCATTGCCCATGCCTAAGAGGTGTCTCATACTGCCATACAGAATCACACAATCACCTTCAGTGGAGAAAGATGCTAACCTCATCAAATAAGATACGAAATCTACTATATTTTTTAGTATGCCCAACTACTTAATTTATAAAGAAAGTCAGACTCACTCGATCAAATGACGGGGCAAGAGAATACAGAGCAGAGACATTATAAACGCAAAATGGAACCAGAGAAGCACTAAAGTTCAGTTTGGTGTACAGGCTCTTTAGCTGGTCCCAACATCACAAGTTGGGTCACTCACTTTCCCAGGAGCTGCTTTGCAAACTAAACAAGCATGTTAGAGCAAGATCTATTCAGTTGGTCAGACAACCTACAAGCTGAAGTCCTAAGGGAAAAGAGAGTGAGGGTCTACAAGGAacaagtaaatttcacaaagcTACATATGCttttaaaaacaaatcagATAACCACATATTTAAGTTTGCATTGCACAGATCTATACATGATTGGGCATAACGTTTCAATAAAGTAACATCCATCGATTCCTTTTATGAGATGGAATCTGACAGGTAGTCTGTCAGTGCAAGAATGTGGAGACCCAGGCTAGGAGGCTAGGAGCCAAAGTTTGTgtagttctaaaaaaatttGTTGATTTTTGACGAGTCATGACAAAATgtgtaacaaaaaaaagaaggaaatacACCTCGAAAAGTTGCTTATTTGCCTCGAACCAATAGCGAAGTGTATACCATGTTCATCCCTTGTCTATGTCACTAAAAAAATCTGAACTGAACTGAGCAACCGCAACAAATCTAGAAACTAAATTACATACCTCGAAACCAACTTGCAACCAGGAATGAACATTATAATATTTATTAGCACCCAACATCAAAAGTGCTTTGAGCACCATAGAGGTTAGCACTTAGCAGTCGCACTTACAAAAGTACAACTCCAGAACAAGCATAATGAAAATCAACTCTACCAACTAAGACCAGGGCAGATTTAACTAGTTCTTTTCTGCCATTCAGGCAACTTGATGCATTTAAAAAAGGCTAATATAGCTCGAAACCGAACGAAATGGTCATttggaacaaaacaaaaacgatTCTACATAAATCTGAAGCACGCTTGGAGGTGGTGAATTTGTGATTACCTCTTCCACCGCTTTCTCCCGCGCCCTCTCCGACAggcgcagcgccttgatctccGCCTGCGCCTCGCCCAGCTCCCTATCCTTATCTAAACGCACACAAAAACAGCGAACATTGCCATATGAGATTCCAAAAGTCAGCGAAAACCCACGGAGTAGAAGCGGGAACATGAGCTACGCTACGAGCCACGAATCAAACTGACCCCTCACTTCGTTCTCGAGCCGGTTGAGCTCGACCTTGAGGGGGTCCGACCCGTGCATCAGCGTgaggagctcgtcggcgtccaGGCCCACCTGCGCCGCGCCCCGCcggcgcgaggaggagctctTGTGCGCGGACGACGCATTCccctcctcgccaccgccgtcggCCATCTTCAGATCTGAGCCCCGGCGCCGCAACCCACCATCCAAATCACGCGAGACCGCTGGGGAGCACCCGAGCTCCGAGTTCGCCGCGTCGGTGGGGCTTGCCGGATCggggggaaaccctagccgcggTGCCGGGCTAGAGTGGGGGCTTCGGGGCGTGGGGCGCCGTGCTTTTGCTTCGGGGAGTATTGTCTTGCTCGCAACAGTGTGTTTGAAAACCGCAAGTTCAGGGGAGGTGTTCGGGGATTATTTAAAGCGTCGGGTTTCGGTTTATACTGGCTGCCGTGATTAGCTTGGAGCTAAGCTTGACTATGACTGTAATCAGAGCATCCAACGGTCCGCTACTAGCacagtactcactccgttcttAAAAGTTTTATCTTGTCCTAAGTCAAGAAATTTAAACTCTGGtaaaatttatttaaaaatttgatcaagaattGAAGTTGCCCGGATGTTTTTCTTCAAGAATTTCTAGCATCATCACATTTTCGGCAATAAATTGGTGGAGTATAATAATATAGGCCGCGCGCTTCCTTTCATACCACTATTTACATACAAGGCTAAATTACTTGTAGGTTTTCCTCCATCCAAAAATGTAAGGACAAATTTAAGGATCGAGAGAGAACCAAAGAAAAGCAGGGTACTTGTGACTAAATTTATCTGCTCCGAATAAATTAATCTGGTTCTAGAAGTCTTTTCCATCGGCAGCTAGCTACCCAACGTcgtggatcgatcgatgtcCAGCGTCATTCGATGAGATCTAGGCACTGTTCCGTGGTCCACGCATATGAACATGTCCCGTTGATGTGGGTTAATCCCTAGCTCCACCTATATATAGCATCTCGAAGTAACCTGCAGGCTGCACTTTAGCAAACACTATGCCCATCCGCTGGTACCACTACTCTCACCCTGACCCGCCAACCAAACACACTGTTGACGGCTCCGTTTTTCAACAGCCGAAGAAAAGGAGATGACAATCGATCTTAGTATGATCGGTACGTGACCAGGCCACATATGGCGTTGCTTTGCCGGCGGGGGAGTGATCGAGCGACGTGTGTGTGCTGTACGTACTGCGTTTCATGCAAGGGGCCGGGGTGGTTTGTTTGTTGCTGGAACTGAAAGGAACGGGAATCTCTCGGCCGTAAATGTGCACTCGCTAGCTATAAGCAGGAGCAGTGCGTTTTTATGCGCGAGTCGCTGTCGATGTTATTAATAAGTCGTGTGCTCCTCAAGACACGTCCAGATTAAAGAGACGGAAAAGAGAAACAGTACTAGGTCAAACCTGGTGATGGGTGCG includes:
- the LOC100845298 gene encoding microtubule-associated protein 70-2 isoform X2, with product MADGGGEEGNASSAHKSSSSRRRGAAQVGLDADELLTLMHGSDPLKVELNRLENEVRDKDRELGEAQAEIKALRLSERAREKAVEELTAELEKLDEKLKLTEALLDSKNLELKKTNDEKKAAMAAQFAAEATLRRVHAAQKDDDMPPIEAILAPLEAELKLARQEIAKLQEDNRALDRLTKQKEAALLEAEKTVQTALAKAAMVDDMQNKNQDLMKQIEICQEENKILDRLHRQKVAEVEKLSQTVRELEEAVLAGGAAANAVRDYQRKVQEMNEERKVLDRELARTKVTANRVAVVVANEWKDGNDKVMPVKQWLEERRFLQGEMQQLRDKLAIAERTARSEAQVKEKYQWRLKVLEDGLRGPPSGSSRPPTEGKSISNVSSRRLSLGGADNLSKTSPNGVLARRSPSFNSRSSLSASSSLVLKHAKGTSRSFDGGTRSLDRGKVLGNGPHLLNRSTDAVRDCETTDNWKAGTEEKSSETANSDSTDMVSGVLYDMLQKEVVSLRKACHEKDQSLKDKDDAIEMLAKKVDTLTKAMEVEAKKMRREVAAMEKEVSAIRLEKEQENKAKRLGNLKGPGTASQAVPGRNAPRGGLTRNIQ
- the LOC100845298 gene encoding microtubule-associated protein 70-2 isoform X1; the protein is MADGGGEEGNASSAHKSSSSRRRGAAQVGLDADELLTLMHGSDPLKVELNRLENEVRDKDRELGEAQAEIKALRLSERAREKAVEELTAELEKLDEKLKLTEALLDSKNLELKKTNDEKKAAMAAQFAAEATLRRVHAAQKDDDMPPIEAILAPLEAELKLARQEIAKLQEDNRALDRLTKQKEAALLEAEKTVQTALAKAAMVDDMQNKNQDLMKQIEICQEENKILDRLHRQKVAEVEKLSQTVRELEEAVLAGGAAANAVRDYQRKVQEMNEERKVLDRELARTKVTANRVAVVVANEWKDGNDKVMPVKQWLEERRFLQGEMQQLRDKLAIAERTARSEAQVKEKYQWRLKVLEDGLRGPPSGSSRPPTEGKSISNVSSRRLSLGGADNLSKTSPNGVLARRSPSFNSRSSLSASSSLVLKHAKGTSRSFDGGTRSLDRGKVLGNGPHLLNRSTDAVRDCETTDNWKAGTEEKSSETANSDSTDMVSGVLYDMLQKEVVSLRKACHEKDQSLKDKDDAIEMLAKKVDTLTKAMEVEAKKMRREVAAMEKEVSAIRLEKEQENKAKRLGNLKGPGTASQAVPGRSAKWLSDHPMILL